Proteins from a single region of Harmonia axyridis chromosome 4, icHarAxyr1.1, whole genome shotgun sequence:
- the LOC123677513 gene encoding serine/threonine-protein kinase Pink1, mitochondrial — MSIRVLGRLFKNGTSLLRNICSRDFSINIADKINAVSNVPVASEQVSQLQNRLIPRNFVFRNVGLHIGQQARRILIDNVLNRVTNSLAADLRKKAAKRILYGDSAPFFALVGVSLASGTGIITKEEELEGVCWEIREAISKMKWFYHDVNIDEVQTEDNPITLKDLVCGKPIAQGANAVVYACKLKDNTSDKDQEVNPTRRDDKDDNQNEYPFALKMMFNYDIQSNSMAILNAMYREIVPARMYFSKGENWELDLVNRKRHLPPHPNIVAMFSVFTDYIPELESCRTLFPEALPPRIYADGYGRNMSLFLLMKRYDMSLENYLKQHEIKNRTSILLFSQLLEGVAHLTAHKIAHRDLKNDNLLIDCTDPEAPILVISDFGCCLADRSNGLMLSYSNPEIDKGGNAALMAPEIYTMQPGTFSVLNYSKSDLWAAGALAYEIFGGDNPFYGGRDKATLRNATYKDEDLPEMPSHVAPILRELVKNILSRNPNQRLDPEIAANVTQLFLWAPSAWLRASRKLPSSAEILQWLLSLTTKVLCERRAIPSFDELQNKEGIPQGRRTYPEYLLISSFLCRASIYNIRLALSWIQNNVYDQDY; from the exons ATGTCTATAAGAGTTCTGGGTCGTCTATTTAAAAATGGTACATCCTTACTACGTAATATCTGCAGCAGAGACTTCTCAATCAACATTGCCGACAAAATCAACGCTGTTTCAAATGTCCCAGTTGCATCTGAACAAGTCTCTCAACTCCAAAACCGGTTaattcctcgaaattttgtctTCCGTAATGTTGGTCTTCATATCGGTCAACAAGCAAGAAGGATTCTCATTGACAATGTTCTGAATCGAGTTACAAATAGCTTAGCAGcggatttgagaaaaaaagcagcGAAAAG AATATTATATGGAGATTCTGCACCGTTCTTTGCTTTAGTTGGTGTAAGCTTGGCATCTGGGACAGGAATTATAactaaagaagaagaattagaAGGAGTATGTTGGGAAATACGG GAGGCTATTTCTAAGATGAAATGGTTTTATCATGATGTAAATATTGATGAAGTACAGACTGAAGATAATCCAATAACTTTAAAAGATCTAGTGTGTGGAAAACCAATTGCACAAGGGGCAAATGCTGTGGTTTATGCCTGCAAGCTGAAAGATAATACTTCAGATAAAGATCAAGAAGTAAACCCAACAAGGAGAGATGATAAGGATGATAATCAAAATGAATACCCCTTTGCTCTTAAAATGATGTTCAATTATGATATTCAGTCAAATTCAATGGCTATATTGAACGCTATGTATAGGGAAATAGTCCCTGCTAGAATGTATTTCAGTAAGGGCGAGAATTGGGAACTAGA tTTAGTCAACAGAAAAAGGCATCTACCACCACACCCTAACATAGTTGCCATGTTTTCCGTATTTACCGATTATATTCCCGAGCTAGAATCCTGCAGGACTTTATTTCCAGAGGCTTTACCCCCTAGAATCTATGCTGATGGTTATGGAAGAAATATGTCCCtatttttattgatgaaaag GTACGACATGTCCCTGGAAAATTACTTAAAACagcatgaaataaaaaatcgaactTCAATTTTGCTGTTTTCTCAATTACTGGAGGGCGTAGCTCACTTGACAGCTCATAAGATCGCACATAGGGACCTTAAGAACGACAACCTTTTAATTGATTGCACAGACCCTGAGGCCCCGATCCTTGTTATTAGCGATTTTGGGTGTTGCCTTGCAGATCGATCCAATGGCTTGATGTTGTCATATTCTAATCCCGAAATTGATAAAGGTGGCAACGCCGCCCTGATGGCCCCCGAGATTTATACCATGCAACCAGGGACTTTCAGCGTTTTGAACTACAGCAAGTCGGATCTATGGGCTGCAGGAGCCTTAGCTTACGAAATTTTCGGTGGCGACAACCCTTTCTACGGAGGAAGGGATAAAGCGACCTTGAGAAACGCGACATATAAAGATGAAGATTTGCCAGAGATGCCCAGCCATGTGGCTCCTATTTTGAGAGAGTtggttaaaaatattttgagtcgCAATCCAAATCAG CGACTCGACCCAGAAATTGCCGCTAATGTAACACAGCTCTTCCTATGGGCCCCGAGTGCTTGGTTGAGAGCGTCCAGAAAGTTGCCATCTTCAGCGGAG atacTCCAGTGGTTATTGAGTTTAACGACGAAAGTATTGTGTGAGAGGAGGGCAATCCCCAGTTTTGACGAGTTGCAAAATAAAGAAGGGATACCTCAGGGCAGACGAACTTATCCAGAGTATTTACTTATATCAAGTTTCTTATGTAGAGCTAGCATCTACAACATTCGACTTGCACTATCTTGGATACAGAATAACGTGTATGATCAAGATTACTAA